One genomic window of Syngnathus acus chromosome 11, fSynAcu1.2, whole genome shotgun sequence includes the following:
- the adnp2b gene encoding activity-dependent neuroprotector homeobox protein 2b isoform X2: MVKMLRKIQRKTQRKKILYWAPSGPTLPTDTTDDYARRTNWLAPLSLQWPYRSRTLCCVMCKYSSKNIYHYRNHVARCHEYLQRLCTLASCQRCVFVAPPRVVKKHILLFHGGRATDPVTSAGAATPAQPAVAQQVIERYKCRKCSYPSHSVFAVKKHIILKHLEGVAERYIGYRHPIAGSNAKLYCCKLCTVNTGNLDQMLHHLLVDPKHYSISTQVQAMIYDNKAGPAAAPRAISAANSNGLYVTLPSLAPKPVNKSLVPPSNGQPSGRTVVALQQLQGASNSATLICAPGSNQTFLPPQASALVQLASAEAKGLLQPSATISLRGSSVVQYPAVKPPPVASPQTQQVLIPAPKPAAVQIPPATQVTLQGTMLTSQSLLSHLIPTGNRVNGMPTYTFAPLQVAVPITQSSAKPTEQTATQAKKWITCPLCNELFPSNVFDMHIEVAHQNKLAAARTESLAGRAAFLRKMPDKTIKCLTCKVLLSEKSVLQHLLHGLSCLYCATLFFSVKQLAEHVKKHDPSSKLYCDFLRQNYKIYSKATSGILIPYFDVTTEAPQEILGECEVDLALVTSSLELIYVKLLPSTHSQVSPAPVKVNASCCPFCDEKFQEEAMYLQHLKQKHLVAPTIHAILKTDAFKCIYCNGVYTGKVTQQAVMLHIQRCRCSPKPPRAPKITAPPPPPLAKPAQAPRQPSGLFFLQVPQGVTVKPLQPKPPPPPPPPSQNKEQLESTKRLEAALKQVIELNKREREQKAAVRRKEPLEPEIVADSKVKLALEPMPPDRRGHEERRDFIARYFNARPYITRVEVEELCRRLSLSKSELVALFSAKRVRCMKSFNGSTAAVLLGFDMTQLARLRHPLEIPEQRVVESRETQLDELPEVLADAREAPLEPEPGPMDESGNDKTAAEVPMQQND; encoded by the exons ATGGTGAAAATGTTGAGAAAGATACAGAGGAAGACTCAGAGGAAGAAGATCCTTTACTGGGCACCGAGTGGACCGACTTTACCGACGGATACAACGGACGACTACGCAAGAAG GACTAACTGGCTTGCCCCCTTGTCCCTGCAGTGGCCTTACCGCTCTCGCACCTTGTGCTGCGTCATGTGCAAGTACTCGTCCAAGAACATCTACCACTACCGCAACCATGTGGCGCGCTGCCACGAGTACTTGCAGCGCCTGTGCACACTCGCCTCCTGCCAGCGATGTGTCTTTGTGGCGCCCCCGCGTGTCGTCAAAAAGCACATCCTACTCTTCCATGGGGGCCGTGCAACCGATCCGGTGACATCGGCCGGGGCGGCGACCCCGGCGCAGCCCGCCGTGGCCCAGCAAGTCATTGAGCGCTACAAGTGCAGGAAGTGTTCTTACCCGTCGCACTCCGTGTTTGCCGTCAAGAAGCACATCATCCTCAAGCACCTGGAGGGCGTGGCCGAACGATACATTGGCTACCGACACCCGATAGCGGGTTCCAACGCCAAGCTATACTGCTGCAAACTGTGCACAGTCAACACGGGCAACCTGGACCAGATGCTGCACCACCTGCTGGTGGACCCCAAGCACTACAGCATCAGCACGCAG GTGCAGGCGATGATTTATGACAACAAGGCGGGCCCCGCCGCTGCCCCCAGAGCCATCTCGGCGGCAAACAGCAACGGTCTTTACGTCACGCTTCCCAGCCTGGCGCCAAAGCCCGTCAACAAGTCCTTAGTGCCGCCTAGCAACGGGCAGCCCAGTGGCAGAACTGTGGTGGCGCTACAGCAGCTGCAAGGGGCGTCCAACAGTGCCACCCTGATCTGCGCCCCCGGGAGCAACCAGACTTTCCTGCCCCCGCAGGCCTCTGCGCTGGTCCAGTTGGCGAGCGCCGAGGCCAAGGGTTTGCTCCAGCCCAGTGCCACCATCTCCCTGCGAGGATCATCAGTGGTGCAGTATCCTGCCGTGAAGCCGCCGCCAGTGGCCTCGCCTCAGACGCAACAGGTCCTGATCCCGGCGCCAAAACCAGCCGCGGTGCAGATCCCGCCGGCCACCCAGGTGACGCTCCAAGGCACCATGCTCACCTCCCAGTCTCTCCTGAGCCATCTCATCCCAACTGGCAACCGCGTCAACGGCATGCCCACGTACACCTTCGCGCCCCTCCAGGTGGCTGTGCCCATCACACAGAGCTCTGCCAAGCCCACCGAGCAGACCGCCACCCAGGCCAAGAAGTGGATCACCTGCCCTCTCTGCAACGAACTCTTCCCCAGCAATGTCTTTGACATGCACATAGAGGTAGCCCACCAGAACAAGTTGGCCGCGGCCCGTACGGAGAGCCTGGCGGGCCGAGCGGCCTTCCTCAGGAAGATGCCCGACAAGACCATCAAGTGTCTGACGTGCAAGGTGCTGCTGTCTGAGAAGAGCGTCCTGCAGCACCTGCTCCACGGCCTCAGCTGCCTCTACTGCGCCACCTTGTTCTTCTCCGTCAAGCAGCTGGCCGAGCATGTCAAGAAGCACGACCCCAGCAGCAAACTCTACTGTGACTTTCTGCGCCAGAACTACAAAATCTATAGCAAGGCCACCTCCGGCATTCTCATACCCTACTTTGACGTCACCACTGAGGCGCCGCAGGAAATCCTGGGCGAGTGCGAAGTCGACCTGGCTCTGGTCACCAGCTCGCTGGAGCTCATCTACGTCAAGCTGCTgcccagcacccactcccaagTCTCCCCGGCGCCTGTCAAAGTCAACGCCTCCTGCTGCCCCTTCTGCGACGAGAAGTTTCAGGAGGAGGCCATGTACCTGCAGCACCTGAAGCAGAAGCACCTGGTCGCGCCCACCATCCACGCCATCCTCAAGACAGACGCCTTCAAGTGTATCTACTGCAACGGGGTCTACACGGGCAAGGTGACCCAACAAGCCGTCATGCTGCACATCCAGCGGTGCCGCTGTTCCCCAAAGCCCCCGCGGGCTCCCAAAATCactgccccgccccctccgccGCTCGCTAAACCTGCTCAGGCGCCTCGCCAGCCCTCAgggctcttcttcctccaggTGCCCCAAGGGGTGACAGTCAAACCGCTGCAACCCAAGCCGCCTCCTCCACCCCCACCGCCGTCGCAGAACAAGGAGCAGCTGGAATCCACCAAGAGACTGGAGGCCGCCTTGAAGCAGGTCATCGAGCTCAACAAGCGAGAGCGCGAGCAGAAGGCGGCTGTGCGTAGGAAGGAACCGCTGGAACCCGAAATCGTGGCGGACTCCAAGGTCAAGCTGGCGCTGGAGCCGATGCCGCCAGACCGCCGCGGCCATGAAGAACGCCGTGACTTCATCGCACGCTACTTCAACGCCAGGCCGTACATCACCCGCGTCGAGGTAGAAGAGCTGTGCCGCCGCCTGTCGCTCAGCAAGTCGGAGCTGGTGGCCCTCTTCAGCGCCAAGCGTGTCCGCTGCATGAAGAGCTTCAATGGAAGCACCGCCGCCGTGCTCTTGGGCTTTGACATGACGCAACTGGCGCGGTTGCGACACCCGCTTGAAATACCTGAGCAGAGGGTTGTCGAGTCAAGGGAAACGCAGCTGGACGAGCTGCCGGAGGTACTGGCAGATGCCAGGGAGGCGCCGCTTGAACCAGAACCGGGACCCATGGACGAAAGTGGCAATGACAAAACAGCTGCTGAGGTGCCTATGCAGCAAAATGATTGA
- the ggcta gene encoding gamma-glutamylcyclotransferase a: MVPERTDSISTFAYFAFGSNMLKERLCLENPSATFLDIGRLKDYQLDFGLWAESVASSWHGGVATIRQSPGSEVWGVIWTIRRDQLDNLDHQEGIHEGLYSPLEVTVESSNHGEMLCRTYQMNNFHASPTSPQYKHVVCWGAEQNGLPGDYIGGLQAVKTNNYTGPSMLDRIEVHTNWE, from the exons ATGGTGCCTGAGCGGACCGACAGCATCAGCACGTTCGCGTATTTCGCTTTCGGGAGTAATATGTTGAAGGAGAGACTGTGCCTGGAAAACCCATCGGCAACTTTCCTCGACATCGGTCGACTCAAG GACTATCAGCTGGATTTTGGCCTCTGGGCTGAAAGTGTAGCGAGCAGTTGGCACGGTGGCGTGGCCACCATTCGACAAAGTCCTGGCTCTGAGGTGTGGGGCGTCATCTGGACCATTAGACGAGACCAACTGGACAACCTGGACCA TCAGGAAGGCATCCATGAGGGCCTTTATTCCCCGCTGGAAGTGACCGTGGAGAGCAGCAACCACGGAGAGATGCTGTGCAGGACGTACCAGATGAACAACTTTCACGCTTCTCCGACCTCGCCGCAGTACAAACAT GTGGTGTGTTGGGGCGCTGAACAGAACGGACTTCCCGGCGATTATATTGGCGGGCTGCAGGCGGTCAAGACCAACAACTACACGGGACCTTCGATGCTGGATCGCATCGAAGTGCACACCAATTGGGAATGA
- the adnp2b gene encoding activity-dependent neuroprotector homeobox protein 2b isoform X1, whose translation MYQLPLTNLEKVRKARKAVKNVLSEIGLEDCKNLLKELDGENVEKDTEEDSEEEDPLLGTEWTDFTDGYNGRLRKKWPYRSRTLCCVMCKYSSKNIYHYRNHVARCHEYLQRLCTLASCQRCVFVAPPRVVKKHILLFHGGRATDPVTSAGAATPAQPAVAQQVIERYKCRKCSYPSHSVFAVKKHIILKHLEGVAERYIGYRHPIAGSNAKLYCCKLCTVNTGNLDQMLHHLLVDPKHYSISTQVQAMIYDNKAGPAAAPRAISAANSNGLYVTLPSLAPKPVNKSLVPPSNGQPSGRTVVALQQLQGASNSATLICAPGSNQTFLPPQASALVQLASAEAKGLLQPSATISLRGSSVVQYPAVKPPPVASPQTQQVLIPAPKPAAVQIPPATQVTLQGTMLTSQSLLSHLIPTGNRVNGMPTYTFAPLQVAVPITQSSAKPTEQTATQAKKWITCPLCNELFPSNVFDMHIEVAHQNKLAAARTESLAGRAAFLRKMPDKTIKCLTCKVLLSEKSVLQHLLHGLSCLYCATLFFSVKQLAEHVKKHDPSSKLYCDFLRQNYKIYSKATSGILIPYFDVTTEAPQEILGECEVDLALVTSSLELIYVKLLPSTHSQVSPAPVKVNASCCPFCDEKFQEEAMYLQHLKQKHLVAPTIHAILKTDAFKCIYCNGVYTGKVTQQAVMLHIQRCRCSPKPPRAPKITAPPPPPLAKPAQAPRQPSGLFFLQVPQGVTVKPLQPKPPPPPPPPSQNKEQLESTKRLEAALKQVIELNKREREQKAAVRRKEPLEPEIVADSKVKLALEPMPPDRRGHEERRDFIARYFNARPYITRVEVEELCRRLSLSKSELVALFSAKRVRCMKSFNGSTAAVLLGFDMTQLARLRHPLEIPEQRVVESRETQLDELPEVLADAREAPLEPEPGPMDESGNDKTAAEVPMQQND comes from the exons ATGTATCAACTCCCGCTGACCAATTTGGAGAAAGTCCGCAAGGCACGCAAGGCGGTGAAGAACGTGCTGAGTGAGATTGGCCTGGAAGACTGCAAGAACCTCCTCAAG GAGCTTGATGGTGAAAATGTTGAGAAAGATACAGAGGAAGACTCAGAGGAAGAAGATCCTTTACTGGGCACCGAGTGGACCGACTTTACCGACGGATACAACGGACGACTACGCAAGAAG TGGCCTTACCGCTCTCGCACCTTGTGCTGCGTCATGTGCAAGTACTCGTCCAAGAACATCTACCACTACCGCAACCATGTGGCGCGCTGCCACGAGTACTTGCAGCGCCTGTGCACACTCGCCTCCTGCCAGCGATGTGTCTTTGTGGCGCCCCCGCGTGTCGTCAAAAAGCACATCCTACTCTTCCATGGGGGCCGTGCAACCGATCCGGTGACATCGGCCGGGGCGGCGACCCCGGCGCAGCCCGCCGTGGCCCAGCAAGTCATTGAGCGCTACAAGTGCAGGAAGTGTTCTTACCCGTCGCACTCCGTGTTTGCCGTCAAGAAGCACATCATCCTCAAGCACCTGGAGGGCGTGGCCGAACGATACATTGGCTACCGACACCCGATAGCGGGTTCCAACGCCAAGCTATACTGCTGCAAACTGTGCACAGTCAACACGGGCAACCTGGACCAGATGCTGCACCACCTGCTGGTGGACCCCAAGCACTACAGCATCAGCACGCAG GTGCAGGCGATGATTTATGACAACAAGGCGGGCCCCGCCGCTGCCCCCAGAGCCATCTCGGCGGCAAACAGCAACGGTCTTTACGTCACGCTTCCCAGCCTGGCGCCAAAGCCCGTCAACAAGTCCTTAGTGCCGCCTAGCAACGGGCAGCCCAGTGGCAGAACTGTGGTGGCGCTACAGCAGCTGCAAGGGGCGTCCAACAGTGCCACCCTGATCTGCGCCCCCGGGAGCAACCAGACTTTCCTGCCCCCGCAGGCCTCTGCGCTGGTCCAGTTGGCGAGCGCCGAGGCCAAGGGTTTGCTCCAGCCCAGTGCCACCATCTCCCTGCGAGGATCATCAGTGGTGCAGTATCCTGCCGTGAAGCCGCCGCCAGTGGCCTCGCCTCAGACGCAACAGGTCCTGATCCCGGCGCCAAAACCAGCCGCGGTGCAGATCCCGCCGGCCACCCAGGTGACGCTCCAAGGCACCATGCTCACCTCCCAGTCTCTCCTGAGCCATCTCATCCCAACTGGCAACCGCGTCAACGGCATGCCCACGTACACCTTCGCGCCCCTCCAGGTGGCTGTGCCCATCACACAGAGCTCTGCCAAGCCCACCGAGCAGACCGCCACCCAGGCCAAGAAGTGGATCACCTGCCCTCTCTGCAACGAACTCTTCCCCAGCAATGTCTTTGACATGCACATAGAGGTAGCCCACCAGAACAAGTTGGCCGCGGCCCGTACGGAGAGCCTGGCGGGCCGAGCGGCCTTCCTCAGGAAGATGCCCGACAAGACCATCAAGTGTCTGACGTGCAAGGTGCTGCTGTCTGAGAAGAGCGTCCTGCAGCACCTGCTCCACGGCCTCAGCTGCCTCTACTGCGCCACCTTGTTCTTCTCCGTCAAGCAGCTGGCCGAGCATGTCAAGAAGCACGACCCCAGCAGCAAACTCTACTGTGACTTTCTGCGCCAGAACTACAAAATCTATAGCAAGGCCACCTCCGGCATTCTCATACCCTACTTTGACGTCACCACTGAGGCGCCGCAGGAAATCCTGGGCGAGTGCGAAGTCGACCTGGCTCTGGTCACCAGCTCGCTGGAGCTCATCTACGTCAAGCTGCTgcccagcacccactcccaagTCTCCCCGGCGCCTGTCAAAGTCAACGCCTCCTGCTGCCCCTTCTGCGACGAGAAGTTTCAGGAGGAGGCCATGTACCTGCAGCACCTGAAGCAGAAGCACCTGGTCGCGCCCACCATCCACGCCATCCTCAAGACAGACGCCTTCAAGTGTATCTACTGCAACGGGGTCTACACGGGCAAGGTGACCCAACAAGCCGTCATGCTGCACATCCAGCGGTGCCGCTGTTCCCCAAAGCCCCCGCGGGCTCCCAAAATCactgccccgccccctccgccGCTCGCTAAACCTGCTCAGGCGCCTCGCCAGCCCTCAgggctcttcttcctccaggTGCCCCAAGGGGTGACAGTCAAACCGCTGCAACCCAAGCCGCCTCCTCCACCCCCACCGCCGTCGCAGAACAAGGAGCAGCTGGAATCCACCAAGAGACTGGAGGCCGCCTTGAAGCAGGTCATCGAGCTCAACAAGCGAGAGCGCGAGCAGAAGGCGGCTGTGCGTAGGAAGGAACCGCTGGAACCCGAAATCGTGGCGGACTCCAAGGTCAAGCTGGCGCTGGAGCCGATGCCGCCAGACCGCCGCGGCCATGAAGAACGCCGTGACTTCATCGCACGCTACTTCAACGCCAGGCCGTACATCACCCGCGTCGAGGTAGAAGAGCTGTGCCGCCGCCTGTCGCTCAGCAAGTCGGAGCTGGTGGCCCTCTTCAGCGCCAAGCGTGTCCGCTGCATGAAGAGCTTCAATGGAAGCACCGCCGCCGTGCTCTTGGGCTTTGACATGACGCAACTGGCGCGGTTGCGACACCCGCTTGAAATACCTGAGCAGAGGGTTGTCGAGTCAAGGGAAACGCAGCTGGACGAGCTGCCGGAGGTACTGGCAGATGCCAGGGAGGCGCCGCTTGAACCAGAACCGGGACCCATGGACGAAAGTGGCAATGACAAAACAGCTGCTGAGGTGCCTATGCAGCAAAATGATTGA
- the azin1b gene encoding antizyme inhibitor 1b isoform X2 yields the protein MKGFTDRPDGYTVELLESGATLNDVIDERICQQALAEKSAFMVADLGALMHQHARWRSTAPRLQPYFPLRCNRSPAVVEVLASLGLGFVCASKAEVNLALEHGASPNNIILAGVCKQLALVKAAAKHDVCHLVCENEAELAKIARLHPRAKLLLQLSTEAHAAETSVAFGATLKSCCHLLEVAKTLGVRVVGVAFHVPTSCQEPQRAYGHALADARCLFDMGADLGFTMNILDIGSGFTGSEFQLKEVEAAVSPLLDAYFPPLSGVHVLAQPGSFYVASAFSLAVSIIAKEVVTRRWDAFTPGNDDAECAEFLYYMNEGVYGPFGAKLLGNTITAPAVHKQAPCAATAAYPSRLRGPTLDQIDLVVERCLLPELSVGDWLLFANMGACGLDVLAGHTCASPQPPVYYAATSSDWYKMQEVGVTLEGAVKTFAFV from the exons ATGAAAGGATTCACCGACCGACCCGACGGCTACACCGTCGAGCTGCTGGAGAGCGGCGCCACCctcaatgatgtcattgacGAGCGCATTTGCCAACAGGCCCTG GCGGAGAAGAGTGCCTTCATGGTGGCTGATTTGGGCGCTCTGATGCATCAGCACGCCCGCTGGAGAAGCACCGCGCCGCGCCTGCAGCCGTACTTTCCGCTCCGGTGCAACCGCAGCCCGGCGGTCGTCGAGGTGCTCGCCTCTCTGGGCCTGGGCTTCGTCTGCGCCAGCAAA GCCGAAGTCAACCTGGCGCTGGAGCACGGCGCGTCGCCCAACAACATCATCCTGGCGGGTGTCTGCAAGCAGCTGGCGCTCGTTAAGGCCGCCGCCAAGCACGACGTGTGCCACCTCGTCTGCGAGAATGAGGCCGAACTGGCCAAGATCGCGCGCCTCCACCCGCGTGCCAA ATTGCTGCTGCAGCTGAGCACGGAGGCCCACGCTGCCGAGACCAGCGTGGCCTTTGGCGCCACACTGAAGAGCTGCTGTCACCTGCTGGAGGTGGCCAAGACGCTCGGCGTGCGGGTGGTGGGCGTGGCCTTCCATGTGCCGACCTCCTGCCAGGAACCGCAGCGGGCCTACGGTCATGCCCTGGCCGACGCTCGCTGCCTCTTTGACATGGGG GCGGACCTGGGCTTCACCATGAACATCCTGGACATTGGCAGTGGATTCACCGGCTCTGAATTCCAACTCAAAGAG GTGGAAGCTGCCGTCAGCCCGCTCCTTGACGCGTACTTCCCGCCGTTGTCTGGTGTGCACGTGCTGGCCCAGCCGGGCTCCTTCTACGTGGCGTCAGCCTTCAGCCTGGCCGTCAGCATCATCGCCAAGGAGGTGGTAACCCGCCGCTGGGACGCCTTCACTCCAG GCAATGACGACGCCGAGTGCGCCGAATTCCTGTACTACATGAACGAGGGCGTTTATGGCCCGTTTGGCGCCAAGCTCCTGGGGAACACCATCACCGCCCCGGCGGTGCACAAG CAGGCGCCGTGCGCTGCCACTGCGGCGTACCCAAGCCGTCTGCGGGGTCCCACGCTGGACCAGATAGACCTGGTGGTGGAGCGCTGCCTCCTGCCCGAGCTCAGTGTGGGCGACTGGCTGCTCTTTGCCAACATGGGCGCCTGCGGCCTGGATGTCCTCGCCGGACACACGTGTGCCTCACCGCAGCCGCCCGTTTACTACGCCGCCACCTCCTCCGACTG GTACAAAATGCAGGAAGTGGGCGTGACGCTGGAGGGTGCCGTCAAGACCTTTGCCTTTGTGTAG
- the azin1b gene encoding antizyme inhibitor 1b isoform X1, whose product MKGFTDRPDGYTVELLESGATLNDVIDERICQQALAEKSAFMVADLGALMHQHARWRSTAPRLQPYFPLRCNRSPAVVEVLASLGLGFVCASKAEVNLALEHGASPNNIILAGVCKQLALVKAAAKHDVCHLVCENEAELAKIARLHPRAKLLLQLSTEAHAAETSVAFGATLKSCCHLLEVAKTLGVRVVGVAFHVPTSCQEPQRAYGHALADARCLFDMGADLGFTMNILDIGSGFTGSEFQLKEVEAAVSPLLDAYFPPLSGVHVLAQPGSFYVASAFSLAVSIIAKEVVTRRWDAFTPAGNDDAECAEFLYYMNEGVYGPFGAKLLGNTITAPAVHKQAPCAATAAYPSRLRGPTLDQIDLVVERCLLPELSVGDWLLFANMGACGLDVLAGHTCASPQPPVYYAATSSDWYKMQEVGVTLEGAVKTFAFV is encoded by the exons ATGAAAGGATTCACCGACCGACCCGACGGCTACACCGTCGAGCTGCTGGAGAGCGGCGCCACCctcaatgatgtcattgacGAGCGCATTTGCCAACAGGCCCTG GCGGAGAAGAGTGCCTTCATGGTGGCTGATTTGGGCGCTCTGATGCATCAGCACGCCCGCTGGAGAAGCACCGCGCCGCGCCTGCAGCCGTACTTTCCGCTCCGGTGCAACCGCAGCCCGGCGGTCGTCGAGGTGCTCGCCTCTCTGGGCCTGGGCTTCGTCTGCGCCAGCAAA GCCGAAGTCAACCTGGCGCTGGAGCACGGCGCGTCGCCCAACAACATCATCCTGGCGGGTGTCTGCAAGCAGCTGGCGCTCGTTAAGGCCGCCGCCAAGCACGACGTGTGCCACCTCGTCTGCGAGAATGAGGCCGAACTGGCCAAGATCGCGCGCCTCCACCCGCGTGCCAA ATTGCTGCTGCAGCTGAGCACGGAGGCCCACGCTGCCGAGACCAGCGTGGCCTTTGGCGCCACACTGAAGAGCTGCTGTCACCTGCTGGAGGTGGCCAAGACGCTCGGCGTGCGGGTGGTGGGCGTGGCCTTCCATGTGCCGACCTCCTGCCAGGAACCGCAGCGGGCCTACGGTCATGCCCTGGCCGACGCTCGCTGCCTCTTTGACATGGGG GCGGACCTGGGCTTCACCATGAACATCCTGGACATTGGCAGTGGATTCACCGGCTCTGAATTCCAACTCAAAGAG GTGGAAGCTGCCGTCAGCCCGCTCCTTGACGCGTACTTCCCGCCGTTGTCTGGTGTGCACGTGCTGGCCCAGCCGGGCTCCTTCTACGTGGCGTCAGCCTTCAGCCTGGCCGTCAGCATCATCGCCAAGGAGGTGGTAACCCGCCGCTGGGACGCCTTCACTCCAG CAGGCAATGACGACGCCGAGTGCGCCGAATTCCTGTACTACATGAACGAGGGCGTTTATGGCCCGTTTGGCGCCAAGCTCCTGGGGAACACCATCACCGCCCCGGCGGTGCACAAG CAGGCGCCGTGCGCTGCCACTGCGGCGTACCCAAGCCGTCTGCGGGGTCCCACGCTGGACCAGATAGACCTGGTGGTGGAGCGCTGCCTCCTGCCCGAGCTCAGTGTGGGCGACTGGCTGCTCTTTGCCAACATGGGCGCCTGCGGCCTGGATGTCCTCGCCGGACACACGTGTGCCTCACCGCAGCCGCCCGTTTACTACGCCGCCACCTCCTCCGACTG GTACAAAATGCAGGAAGTGGGCGTGACGCTGGAGGGTGCCGTCAAGACCTTTGCCTTTGTGTAG